One Glutamicibacter mishrai genomic window carries:
- a CDS encoding ABC transporter permease has translation MTITSPPGQETSPIAAPRAKNQGGGFLRYLITRFLLIIPTVFILITVVFFLMRVTGDPITAAMGGRLTPDQLAARIHEAGYDRPLLIQYFEYLGQVFTGDLGRTLSDNRAVTEVLATYGAATLELAINAVIVALLVGIPLGLVAAKFRDRYPDAILRILAILGYATPVFFAGLVLKLIFGVWLGWLPISGRADWQTELELTGLQSPSGIYWLDALRSGNMPAFWNVTEHALLPALALGLLTGGVFLRLVRTNAIGTLGREYVEAGRSRGVSEFRLTTKHAYRPALIPIITVMGLQIAMLLGGAVLTETTFEWSGLGFKLAEYLTARDFVAVQGIVVLLAIIVAVTNFIVDVLAALIDPRVRY, from the coding sequence ATGACCATCACGTCACCACCGGGACAAGAAACAAGCCCGATAGCAGCACCCCGCGCCAAAAACCAAGGCGGCGGATTCCTGCGCTACTTGATCACGCGATTCCTGCTGATCATCCCCACTGTCTTCATCCTCATCACAGTGGTCTTCTTCCTCATGCGCGTGACCGGAGATCCGATCACCGCTGCCATGGGCGGACGCCTGACACCTGACCAGCTCGCCGCGCGCATCCATGAAGCCGGATATGACCGGCCGCTGTTGATCCAGTACTTCGAGTACCTCGGACAGGTCTTCACCGGAGACCTGGGCCGCACCCTGAGCGATAACCGCGCCGTGACCGAGGTGCTGGCCACCTACGGTGCCGCCACCTTGGAGCTGGCCATCAACGCGGTGATCGTCGCGCTCTTGGTTGGCATCCCGCTGGGCCTGGTCGCCGCCAAGTTCCGCGACCGCTACCCGGATGCCATTCTGCGCATCCTGGCCATCTTGGGCTACGCCACCCCGGTCTTCTTCGCCGGCCTGGTCTTGAAGCTGATCTTCGGCGTCTGGCTGGGTTGGCTGCCGATCAGCGGACGCGCCGACTGGCAAACCGAACTGGAACTAACCGGCCTGCAAAGCCCTTCGGGCATCTACTGGCTCGATGCCCTGCGCAGCGGAAACATGCCAGCCTTCTGGAATGTCACCGAGCACGCGCTGCTTCCCGCGCTGGCCCTCGGCCTGCTCACCGGCGGCGTATTCCTGCGCCTGGTGCGCACCAACGCCATCGGCACCCTGGGACGCGAGTACGTGGAAGCAGGACGCTCGCGTGGGGTGAGCGAATTCCGCCTTACCACCAAGCACGCCTACCGTCCGGCGCTGATCCCGATTATCACCGTCATGGGCCTGCAGATCGCGATGCTGCTCGGAGGAGCCGTGCTGACCGAAACCACCTTCGAGTGGTCGGGCCTGGGCTTCAAGCTTGCCGAATACCTCACCGCCCGCGACTTCGTCGCCGTACAGGGCATTGTGGTGCTGCTGGCCATCATCGTGGCCGTCACCAACTTCATCGTTGACGTCCTGGCAGCATTGATCGACCCGAGAGTCAGGTACTAA
- a CDS encoding ABC transporter substrate-binding protein, whose amino-acid sequence MTRTKNGLRLAAAVVGISALALTGCTSAAEDSKSGGSGDSSAPITLGTTDKVTSLDPAGSYDNGSFMVMNQIFPFLLNSEPGSPEPSMSLAESAEFTTPTQYTVKLKSGLKWANGHDLDSKDVKFTFDRQLKIADPNGPSSLLGNVDSIEAPDATTVVFKLKVANDQTFPQVLTSPVGPIVDDEVFPADKLLDDQKIVEGKAFGGQYVIDSYNKNNLISFSANDAYAGVLGKPANSKAAIKYYADANNLKLEVQEGKIDVAWRSLTPTDIEDLGKDENLTVHKGPGGELRYIVFNFDTMPFGAKTADADEAKSLAVRQAAAHLVDREAIAKNVYKDTYTPAYSFVPQGFTGAAEPLKDLYGTDGKPDAAKAKKVLEDAGVKTPVKLALQYNPDHYGPNSGDEYALVEKQLEADGLFDVDLKSTEWVTYQKQRVTDYPAYQLGWFPDYSDADNYLSPFFAKDNFLSNNYDNPEVDKLIADQRGMTDAGERTAAIEKLQTMVAEDLSTLPLLQGAQVAVSGKDVKNVDKTLDASFKFRLGVLSK is encoded by the coding sequence ATGACTCGCACAAAGAACGGACTGCGACTCGCAGCAGCCGTTGTGGGTATCTCTGCCCTGGCTCTGACCGGCTGCACCTCAGCGGCAGAAGACAGCAAATCGGGTGGCTCGGGCGATTCCAGCGCCCCGATCACCTTGGGCACCACCGACAAAGTGACCTCCCTTGACCCAGCCGGCTCGTACGACAACGGCTCATTCATGGTCATGAACCAGATTTTCCCATTCCTGCTGAATTCCGAGCCGGGCAGCCCCGAGCCATCGATGAGCTTGGCGGAGTCGGCGGAATTCACTACTCCTACCCAATACACGGTCAAGCTCAAAAGCGGACTGAAGTGGGCCAACGGACACGACCTCGACTCCAAGGACGTGAAGTTCACCTTTGACCGCCAGCTGAAGATCGCCGACCCCAATGGGCCGTCCTCCTTGCTCGGCAATGTGGATTCCATCGAGGCACCGGATGCCACCACCGTGGTCTTCAAGCTCAAGGTCGCCAACGACCAGACCTTCCCGCAGGTTCTTACCTCGCCGGTTGGCCCGATCGTCGATGACGAAGTCTTCCCGGCAGACAAGCTATTGGACGATCAGAAGATTGTTGAAGGCAAGGCATTCGGTGGCCAGTACGTCATCGATTCCTACAACAAGAACAACCTGATCTCCTTCAGCGCCAACGATGCGTACGCGGGCGTGCTGGGCAAGCCAGCTAACAGCAAGGCAGCGATCAAGTACTACGCCGATGCCAACAACCTCAAGCTCGAGGTCCAGGAAGGCAAGATCGACGTAGCCTGGCGTTCGCTGACTCCTACCGATATCGAAGACCTGGGCAAGGACGAGAACCTGACCGTCCACAAGGGCCCAGGTGGCGAACTTCGCTACATCGTCTTCAACTTCGACACCATGCCGTTCGGTGCCAAGACCGCTGATGCCGACGAAGCCAAGTCGCTGGCGGTGCGCCAGGCCGCCGCCCACCTGGTAGACCGCGAAGCCATCGCGAAGAATGTCTACAAAGACACCTACACTCCTGCATACTCCTTCGTTCCGCAGGGCTTCACCGGCGCGGCAGAACCGCTCAAGGATCTGTACGGCACCGACGGCAAGCCAGATGCCGCCAAGGCCAAGAAGGTCCTGGAAGACGCCGGAGTGAAGACCCCGGTCAAGCTGGCATTGCAGTACAACCCGGACCACTACGGCCCGAACTCCGGTGACGAATACGCACTGGTCGAGAAGCAGCTGGAAGCAGATGGCCTGTTCGACGTGGATTTGAAGTCCACCGAATGGGTGACCTACCAGAAGCAGCGCGTCACCGACTATCCGGCCTACCAGCTGGGCTGGTTCCCGGACTACTCGGATGCCGACAACTACCTCTCGCCGTTTTTCGCCAAGGACAACTTCCTGTCGAACAACTACGACAACCCAGAGGTCGACAAGCTGATCGCTGACCAGCGCGGCATGACCGATGCAGGCGAGCGAACCGCAGCCATCGAGAAGCTGCAGACCATGGTGGCAGAGGATCTTTCCACGCTGCCGCTGCTGCAGGGTGCGCAGGTGGCTGTCTCAGGCAAGGACGTCAAGAACGTTGACAAGACCTTGGACGCTTCGTTCAAGTTCCGCCTTGGCGTGCTGAGCAAGTAA
- the mnmA gene encoding tRNA 2-thiouridine(34) synthase MnmA yields the protein MKVLAAMSGGVDSAVAAARAVEAGHDVVGVHLALSRMPGTLRTGSRGCCTVEDSNDAWRACDKLGIPFYVWDFSDRFAEDVVQDFVDEYEAGRTPNPCMRCNEKIKFAALLEKALALGFDAVCTGHYAKVLRDENGAPELHRAADWAKDQSYVLGVLTHEQLEHCMFPLAETPSKAEVRAEAAARGLTVANKPDSYDICFIPDGDTRGWLAERIEMKPGEIVDHEGNQLGEHEGAQAFTVGQRKGLRLGRPAADGKPRFVLEIRPKENKVIVGPEALLAVDQLRGIRISWAGVPIAEVFTGDKFDCMVQVRAHGDPVEAVAHMERSAEGRDELVVNLPEGMRGVAPGQTMVVYKGSRVLGQATIDSARSSAWDSEKVR from the coding sequence ATGAAGGTACTAGCAGCGATGTCCGGAGGCGTGGACTCGGCGGTAGCCGCAGCCCGCGCAGTTGAAGCCGGCCACGACGTCGTCGGCGTGCACTTGGCGCTTTCACGCATGCCAGGAACGCTTCGCACCGGTTCGCGTGGCTGCTGCACGGTGGAAGACTCCAACGACGCGTGGCGCGCCTGCGACAAGCTGGGCATCCCGTTCTACGTGTGGGACTTCTCCGACCGCTTTGCCGAAGACGTTGTCCAGGACTTCGTTGACGAATACGAAGCTGGCCGAACCCCTAATCCTTGCATGCGTTGCAACGAGAAGATCAAGTTCGCGGCCCTTCTGGAGAAGGCCCTGGCCCTGGGCTTCGATGCCGTATGCACCGGGCACTACGCCAAGGTCCTGCGTGACGAGAATGGCGCGCCTGAATTGCACCGTGCTGCCGACTGGGCCAAGGACCAGTCCTACGTTCTGGGTGTGCTCACCCACGAGCAGCTGGAGCACTGCATGTTCCCGCTGGCTGAAACTCCATCGAAGGCTGAAGTGCGTGCCGAAGCAGCAGCTCGCGGACTGACCGTTGCCAACAAGCCGGACAGCTACGACATCTGCTTCATCCCTGACGGCGACACCCGCGGCTGGCTCGCAGAGCGCATCGAGATGAAGCCAGGCGAAATCGTTGACCACGAGGGCAACCAGCTAGGCGAGCATGAAGGCGCTCAGGCCTTCACCGTGGGACAGCGCAAGGGACTGCGTTTGGGCCGTCCAGCTGCCGATGGCAAGCCGCGCTTCGTGCTGGAAATCCGTCCCAAGGAAAACAAGGTCATCGTCGGGCCAGAAGCATTGCTGGCCGTTGACCAGTTGCGCGGTATCCGCATTTCCTGGGCCGGTGTTCCGATCGCAGAAGTTTTCACCGGAGACAAGTTCGACTGCATGGTGCAGGTGCGGGCTCACGGCGATCCTGTCGAGGCTGTGGCGCATATGGAACGCTCCGCCGAAGGGCGCGACGAGCTGGTCGTGAACCTGCCAGAAGGCATGCGAGGCGTGGCGCCGGGCCAGACCATGGTGGTCTACAAGGGCAGCCGCGTGCTTGGCCAGGCGACCATTGATTCTGCCCGCTCCAGCGCGTGGGACTCGGAAAAGGTCCGCTAG
- a CDS encoding cysteine desulfurase family protein, with protein sequence MNTSAVYLDHAATTDLNPAALAAITEQYSLTGNPSSLHGAGRRANRAVDDARLAVAQSAGAHLSELIFTSGGTESDNLAIKGLFWNRVAANEQARTIALTGIEHHAVLDTAMWLEEHENATLLWLPVDRDGVVDLEAAASLFAEHHAQIALATLMWANNEVGTVQPVAEFAALAAQYGIPVHSDAVQAFGAVEVDFAQSNLATMAISAHKIGGPVGIGGLLVRRDIVLTPVQHGGGHERKLRSGTLNAASAAGFAAAAKAVREQLGEEAARLSELREYAVQRITDMIPEAVLNGPRDVANEGKRLPGNLHFTFPECEGDSLLFLLDMFGIASSTGSACTAGVPQPSHVLLAMGRDARSARSVQRFTLGHTSTRSDVDALIEALPEAYARAKKAGMAADESSIHTAGTGFTR encoded by the coding sequence ATGAATACTTCCGCCGTTTACTTGGATCACGCGGCAACCACTGATCTGAATCCTGCAGCGTTGGCTGCTATCACCGAACAGTACTCTCTGACCGGTAATCCTTCGTCGTTGCATGGTGCTGGGCGCCGCGCTAACCGGGCGGTCGATGATGCACGCCTCGCTGTCGCGCAGTCCGCAGGAGCGCATCTGAGCGAACTGATTTTTACTTCTGGCGGTACAGAGTCCGACAACCTGGCTATCAAGGGCCTGTTCTGGAACCGCGTCGCCGCAAATGAGCAGGCGCGCACCATCGCGCTCACCGGTATCGAGCATCACGCGGTGCTGGACACCGCCATGTGGCTCGAAGAGCACGAGAACGCCACCTTGTTGTGGCTGCCGGTCGACCGCGACGGAGTCGTGGATCTCGAAGCTGCGGCCTCGCTCTTTGCGGAACACCACGCACAGATCGCACTGGCTACCTTGATGTGGGCCAACAACGAAGTAGGCACCGTCCAGCCAGTGGCTGAATTCGCTGCCTTGGCGGCGCAGTACGGAATCCCCGTGCACTCGGACGCGGTACAGGCTTTCGGGGCGGTAGAGGTGGATTTCGCCCAATCGAACTTGGCCACGATGGCTATCAGCGCGCACAAGATCGGCGGGCCGGTAGGCATCGGCGGTCTGCTGGTGCGTCGCGATATCGTCCTGACGCCAGTGCAGCATGGCGGCGGGCATGAACGGAAGCTGCGCTCCGGAACCCTGAACGCGGCCAGCGCCGCAGGGTTCGCGGCCGCAGCGAAGGCAGTGCGGGAGCAGTTGGGTGAAGAAGCCGCGCGGCTGAGCGAATTGCGCGAATACGCGGTGCAGCGCATCACCGACATGATTCCCGAAGCAGTTTTGAACGGCCCTCGCGATGTTGCCAATGAAGGCAAACGCCTGCCGGGGAATCTGCACTTCACATTCCCGGAGTGCGAGGGCGATTCCTTGCTCTTCCTTCTGGACATGTTCGGCATCGCGTCGTCCACCGGGTCGGCGTGCACCGCTGGCGTTCCGCAGCCATCGCATGTTTTATTGGCTATGGGACGGGATGCGCGCAGTGCCCGAAGTGTGCAACGCTTCACATTGGGGCATACATCCACCCGTTCCGACGTTGACGCATTAATAGAGGCTTTGCCCGAAGCGTATGCACGGGCAAAGAAGGCTGGCATGGCAGCCGATGAAAGCAGCATCCACACGGCAGGAACAGGTTTTACACGATGA
- the folP gene encoding dihydropteroate synthase, with amino-acid sequence MFKPELLEPIHEFSRQTIDFSRKIAIMAVINRTPDSFYDAGSTFGLDQAVSAALQAIEDGADWVDIGGVPFSPGPELHWQDEAERIVPVIKAVRDRSDAIISADTFQPLVAQAAIEAGADVINDTTGLAYPELAEVVAKNNVHLVITHSLAKPRTIYPRPHYADVVAEVRQYLKDKVAVALASGISPSKIIVDPGHDLNKNTRHTLEITNNFQAFADLGFPALAAVSNKDFIGETLDLPKAQRTLGSMVAATICAMNGARILRMHNIPESVQTVRLLEATQGWREPAYQIHNMGDVNPPAHPEREHSK; translated from the coding sequence ATGTTCAAGCCTGAGTTGCTAGAGCCCATCCACGAGTTTTCTCGGCAAACCATCGATTTCTCCCGGAAAATCGCCATCATGGCAGTGATCAACCGCACGCCAGATTCCTTCTACGACGCAGGGTCCACCTTCGGCCTCGATCAAGCGGTCTCCGCTGCCTTGCAAGCCATCGAGGATGGAGCGGACTGGGTCGACATTGGCGGCGTCCCGTTCTCCCCCGGCCCAGAACTTCACTGGCAGGATGAAGCTGAGCGCATTGTGCCGGTGATCAAGGCCGTGCGTGACCGCAGCGACGCGATCATTTCAGCTGATACTTTCCAGCCTCTCGTTGCCCAGGCTGCCATCGAGGCGGGGGCGGATGTCATCAATGACACCACCGGCTTGGCCTATCCCGAACTGGCTGAAGTTGTTGCCAAGAACAACGTTCACCTGGTGATCACGCATTCGCTTGCCAAGCCGCGAACCATCTATCCGCGACCGCACTACGCAGATGTCGTCGCGGAGGTCAGGCAGTATCTCAAGGACAAGGTGGCTGTGGCCCTCGCCTCTGGCATCTCGCCGTCAAAAATCATTGTTGACCCGGGGCACGACCTCAATAAGAACACTAGGCACACGCTGGAGATCACAAACAATTTCCAGGCTTTTGCCGACTTGGGATTCCCAGCCTTGGCCGCCGTCTCGAATAAGGACTTCATCGGCGAAACCCTGGATCTGCCAAAGGCGCAGCGTACGCTCGGGTCCATGGTCGCAGCCACGATCTGCGCCATGAACGGGGCACGTATCCTGCGCATGCACAATATCCCCGAATCGGTCCAGACAGTTCGATTGCTTGAAGCGACCCAAGGTTGGCGCGAACCGGCGTATCAGATTCACAACATGGGTGATGTCAATCCACCTGCTCATCCCGAACGCGAACATAGCAAGTAA
- a CDS encoding pyrimidine reductase family protein — MRALLPEPINDLSDDQLLERYDSASRPFVRFNFVSSIDGSAQADGLSAKLGSDGDQRIFALLRRLADVVVVGAGTVRAEGYEGALVSAEDEEWRTAHGLSAHPALALISAGLHLDPSAQIFKQSPVPVIVFTSVEVTDEMRGSYPDNVEIIRVGKLEKGCDPEDIVEQLVARGMGFIHCEGGPHIFGQFASAGMVDSACISYSPVVVAGEGLRIAAHNQQTFQRFMLNSLCEEESMLFCDYRIKKSD; from the coding sequence ATGCGAGCACTGCTTCCCGAACCAATCAATGACCTAAGCGACGATCAGCTCCTGGAACGCTACGACAGCGCAAGCCGCCCCTTTGTACGATTCAATTTCGTCAGCAGCATCGACGGCAGCGCACAGGCCGACGGGCTGTCGGCGAAATTGGGCTCCGACGGCGATCAGAGGATATTCGCGCTGCTCCGCCGGCTGGCTGATGTCGTCGTCGTTGGCGCTGGAACTGTTCGCGCCGAAGGCTACGAAGGAGCTCTCGTCTCCGCAGAAGATGAAGAATGGCGCACCGCCCACGGATTATCTGCACATCCAGCGCTTGCCCTGATCTCTGCCGGATTGCACCTTGACCCTTCAGCACAGATTTTTAAACAGTCGCCTGTCCCCGTCATTGTCTTCACCTCTGTTGAAGTCACTGACGAGATGCGTGGTTCCTATCCCGACAACGTGGAAATCATCCGGGTGGGAAAGCTGGAGAAAGGCTGCGATCCCGAGGACATCGTTGAGCAACTCGTCGCGCGGGGAATGGGTTTCATCCATTGTGAAGGTGGCCCGCACATATTCGGCCAGTTCGCGTCGGCTGGCATGGTGGACTCAGCGTGCATCAGCTATTCGCCAGTAGTTGTAGCAGGCGAGGGATTGCGAATTGCGGCGCACAACCAGCAGACTTTCCAGCGTTTCATGCTCAATTCTTTGTGCGAGGAAGAAAGCATGCTCTTCTGCGACTACCGGATCAAGAAATCAGATTAA
- a CDS encoding diacylglycerol/lipid kinase family protein has translation MMTFDPDGIVRIVFHPSAGRGAGQQRAENLASSLHAINIASELVDASFVSMETNATNPVPCRGLVVVGGDGLIHRVLPRLVNTGIPVGIVPAGSGNDLWRMLAHQNQHESIERIVSHFMHRREAMKVDALELKFEDDPGQIKYAVGAVSWGAEAKINAAANELPRQLGAFRYIVGLLFALPRLKSFHSRVATPEFSFDGPALAASIANIRSLGGGIRLFPAAEFTDGVLELSMVRGENVLPVLPSIGKILSGSAHRWKISHRLSSAHVETQQDSFADGEYVGTGNFDVRVLTGAINLIS, from the coding sequence ATGATGACTTTTGATCCGGACGGGATCGTCCGCATTGTTTTCCACCCGTCTGCTGGCAGAGGTGCGGGGCAGCAAAGGGCAGAAAACTTGGCGTCGTCGCTTCACGCCATCAACATCGCCAGTGAACTTGTCGATGCTTCTTTCGTTTCAATGGAAACAAACGCAACAAACCCGGTGCCTTGCCGAGGCCTTGTAGTCGTTGGTGGCGACGGATTGATCCATCGAGTGCTTCCACGTCTTGTGAACACAGGAATCCCGGTCGGGATTGTCCCTGCTGGAAGTGGCAACGATCTGTGGAGGATGCTCGCCCATCAAAATCAGCACGAGTCCATCGAACGCATCGTTTCGCATTTCATGCATCGCCGCGAGGCCATGAAGGTTGACGCGTTGGAGCTGAAATTCGAAGATGATCCCGGCCAGATCAAGTATGCAGTCGGTGCTGTTTCCTGGGGTGCTGAAGCAAAGATCAATGCGGCTGCCAATGAACTGCCGCGGCAGCTAGGAGCCTTCAGATATATTGTGGGCCTGCTATTTGCGCTGCCGAGGCTCAAAAGCTTCCACAGCAGGGTCGCTACACCAGAATTCAGCTTTGATGGACCCGCTTTGGCAGCTAGCATCGCGAACATCCGGTCATTGGGCGGCGGAATTCGGCTCTTTCCTGCTGCTGAGTTCACGGATGGAGTCTTGGAACTGAGCATGGTCCGTGGCGAGAACGTGTTGCCCGTTTTGCCCTCCATCGGCAAGATCTTGAGCGGGTCGGCCCATCGCTGGAAAATCAGCCACCGTCTTTCGTCAGCACATGTCGAAACTCAGCAGGATAGTTTCGCAGACGGCGAGTACGTCGGGACAGGAAATTTTGATGTCCGTGTGCTGACGGGAGCTATTAATCTGATTTCTTGA
- a CDS encoding J domain-containing protein yields the protein MSTPSPYEILGVTPSASMEEIKIAYRRAARATHPDLGGSEEKFKQVQQAFQDITELENPLSHDQTFQKPGEAPRAGFTARPFDERLRKTPQQPKAQMSTEYVPALSDASFTWLSKELSEQRIHGEPRKRGLFANRARLVREATTINLLSKNVLNVLPAARLVNGVSSRQGGHYEHILVAGYRMAVINTMTLPEGYYSFDGNVLRHGNKMTQPPVFNISALQRNFMQMNVMAFTLVLSPTGNRHEPVIEYHRNADPSLGTSPNVLNAAGLVRELKLFLGSGPTPNVVDRAAIAHLREAMY from the coding sequence ATGAGCACGCCGAGCCCGTACGAAATTCTTGGTGTAACTCCTTCAGCCAGCATGGAAGAGATCAAAATTGCCTACCGTCGGGCAGCCAGGGCTACCCACCCCGATCTGGGCGGCAGCGAAGAAAAATTCAAACAAGTTCAGCAGGCATTCCAAGACATTACCGAGCTCGAGAATCCTCTGAGCCACGATCAAACCTTTCAAAAGCCAGGCGAGGCACCTCGGGCGGGATTCACCGCCCGCCCATTCGACGAGCGGCTGCGCAAGACTCCCCAGCAGCCAAAAGCACAGATGTCCACGGAATACGTTCCCGCGCTGTCGGATGCTTCATTTACCTGGTTGAGCAAGGAACTCTCCGAACAAAGAATCCACGGGGAACCACGCAAACGCGGCCTATTCGCCAATCGGGCAAGATTGGTCCGCGAAGCAACAACGATTAATTTGCTGAGCAAGAACGTGCTCAACGTGTTGCCAGCGGCTCGCTTGGTCAATGGGGTTTCCTCGCGGCAGGGCGGCCACTACGAGCACATTCTTGTGGCTGGCTACCGCATGGCGGTCATTAATACGATGACCCTCCCGGAAGGCTACTACTCCTTTGACGGCAATGTGCTTCGCCATGGGAACAAGATGACCCAGCCGCCGGTATTCAACATCTCGGCACTCCAGCGGAACTTCATGCAAATGAACGTCATGGCTTTCACCCTGGTTCTCTCCCCAACTGGGAATCGCCACGAACCGGTCATCGAATATCACCGCAATGCCGATCCGAGTCTTGGCACCTCCCCGAACGTGCTCAACGCAGCTGGTTTGGTCCGAGAGCTAAAGCTCTTCCTGGGATCCGGTCCTACTCCGAATGTTGTCGACCGTGCGGCTATAGCTCATCTACGTGAGGCGATGTACTGA
- a CDS encoding tRNA (cytidine(34)-2'-O)-methyltransferase: MFRIVFNAPEIPGNSGNAIRLSAITGAELHLVKPLGFNFEDANLRRAGLDYHDLANVTIHENLNAAFEALGEGRVFAFTSEGETVYSDLSYEPSDIFLFGKESVGLSSEDKKHPRVTELVRLPMLPGRRSLNLANTASIVAYEAWRQHGFAGA, translated from the coding sequence GTGTTTCGTATCGTATTCAACGCCCCAGAGATCCCGGGTAATTCCGGAAATGCCATCCGCCTATCGGCCATTACCGGTGCAGAACTGCACTTGGTCAAGCCACTAGGCTTCAATTTCGAGGATGCGAATCTGCGTCGTGCGGGGTTGGATTACCACGATTTAGCCAACGTCACGATTCACGAGAATCTTAACGCCGCTTTCGAAGCCTTGGGCGAAGGCCGTGTTTTCGCCTTCACTTCTGAAGGCGAAACGGTGTACTCGGATCTCAGTTATGAGCCGAGCGACATCTTCCTATTCGGCAAAGAGTCGGTCGGCCTCAGCTCCGAAGATAAGAAGCACCCACGCGTCACCGAGCTGGTACGACTGCCGATGCTTCCAGGACGCCGCTCACTCAACCTGGCGAATACGGCTTCCATCGTTGCCTACGAGGCGTGGCGTCAACACGGATTTGCTGGCGCGTAA
- a CDS encoding anti-sigma factor: MPVTERVLNFADDLSGESKTMTGSHSQHRDEPQDEDLGLDLVSHVASSSRAERKTRPRRWIFAIVGAAIIVILALVVFSLLNGGTKASKASKADDAISVAVDLKSGGNANLSSSKSEDAIGVELTSLPPLDESEQYVAWAIHDSGSVSVITKSNGEDASAGYSPADDVIAIHITVESSTTPAQPSEDTEASVDLPLSADSSTQASQGS; this comes from the coding sequence GTGCCCGTGACCGAACGGGTATTGAACTTTGCCGACGACCTTTCGGGAGAATCCAAGACAATGACCGGTAGCCATTCCCAGCACCGCGACGAGCCTCAGGACGAAGACCTGGGACTAGACCTGGTGAGCCACGTGGCCAGCAGCTCACGAGCTGAACGAAAAACCAGACCACGACGCTGGATTTTCGCGATCGTAGGCGCTGCGATCATCGTCATTCTGGCTTTGGTCGTCTTCTCCCTGCTCAACGGCGGAACGAAGGCGTCCAAAGCTTCAAAAGCTGATGATGCGATTTCTGTTGCCGTCGACCTCAAGAGCGGCGGTAACGCCAACCTCAGCAGTTCGAAGTCGGAAGATGCCATCGGCGTCGAGCTGACCTCGCTGCCGCCATTAGACGAATCTGAACAGTATGTTGCGTGGGCGATCCACGATTCCGGCAGCGTTTCGGTCATTACGAAGAGCAATGGCGAAGATGCATCAGCTGGTTATTCCCCCGCCGACGACGTCATCGCCATCCATATTACTGTCGAGAGTTCCACTACTCCCGCGCAACCATCAGAAGACACCGAAGCTTCGGTAGATCTTCCATTGAGCGCGGATTCAAGCACTCAGGCCAGCCAGGGTTCATAG
- a CDS encoding PIG-L deacetylase family protein — protein sequence MIDTTEFFGEKTKRVLAFGAHPDDLDFGAAGTIAAFTAAGIEVQYCIMTDGDAGGFDDRDPRETAALRHAEQKQAAEKVGVKTVHFLGERDGFLEANHEVMRKVVRLIRQVQPTIVMAMHPERNWDRIQRSHPDHLACGEAVTRAIYPAVENPFAYPELLHEEELEAYKVPWLWLYGAPKERENGFVDITDFFDKKMDALRAHFTQHPDVAAMERFVLQQCTANGQRAQYDEQRLAEAFHLVAVNADDTIAGF from the coding sequence ATGATCGACACAACTGAATTCTTCGGTGAGAAAACCAAACGAGTCCTGGCTTTCGGCGCGCATCCGGATGACTTGGACTTCGGAGCAGCGGGAACGATTGCTGCGTTTACGGCTGCCGGTATTGAGGTGCAGTATTGCATCATGACCGACGGCGATGCCGGTGGCTTCGATGATCGGGATCCGCGGGAAACAGCCGCCTTGCGCCACGCGGAGCAGAAGCAGGCCGCTGAAAAAGTCGGTGTGAAAACCGTGCATTTCCTTGGCGAACGTGATGGCTTCCTGGAAGCCAACCATGAGGTGATGCGTAAGGTCGTGCGACTGATCCGCCAGGTGCAGCCAACCATTGTCATGGCCATGCATCCAGAACGGAATTGGGATCGCATCCAGCGTTCGCATCCGGACCATCTGGCCTGTGGTGAAGCTGTCACGCGCGCAATCTACCCTGCGGTGGAGAATCCATTCGCTTACCCGGAGTTGCTTCACGAGGAAGAACTGGAGGCCTACAAGGTACCCTGGCTCTGGCTATATGGCGCACCGAAGGAACGTGAAAATGGCTTTGTCGACATCACGGACTTCTTCGACAAGAAGATGGACGCATTGCGCGCTCATTTCACGCAGCATCCTGATGTAGCGGCCATGGAGCGCTTCGTGCTTCAGCAATGCACCGCCAATGGGCAGCGTGCGCAGTACGACGAGCAGCGTCTAGCGGAGGCTTTCCACCTCGTTGCGGTGAATGCCGATGACACCATCGCCGGCTTCTAG